In a single window of the Solanum stenotomum isolate F172 unplaced genomic scaffold, ASM1918654v1 scaffold26352, whole genome shotgun sequence genome:
- the LOC125851485 gene encoding xylulose kinase 2-like, with protein sequence MEDCSFPQDSLFLGFDCSTQSLKATVLDAYLNIIISELVNYDSELPHYNTKGGVFRDQIVNGRIVSPTLMWVEALDLILHRLEMSNLNFGKIAAVSGSAQQHGSVYWKNGSFEILSSLDPKKPLVDQFLDAFSIEKSPIWMDCSTTEQCKAIEIA encoded by the exons ATGGAGGATTGCTCCTTTCCTCAGGACTCATTGTTCCTAGGTTTTGATTGCTCCACTCA GTCACTGAAGGCAACTGTGTTAGATGCTTATCTTAACATAATTATATCAGAACTTGTGAACTATGATTCTGAGTTGCCTCACTACAATACCAAAGGTGGAGTCTTTAGAGACCAAATTGTTAATGGTAGAATTGTATCACCAACATTGATGTGGGTGGAAGCATTAGACTTAATTCTCCACAGACTTGAAATGTCAAATTTGAACTTTGGAAAAATTGCTGCTGTTTCTGGTAGTGCTCAGCAACATGGTAGTGTTTATTGGAAGAATGGGAGTTTTGAAATACTATCATCATTGGATCCTAAAAAACCACTTGTGGATCAGTTTCTTGATGCTTTTTCAATCGAAAAATCCCCCATATGGATGGACTGCAGCACAACAGAACAATGCAAAGCTATTGAGATAGCT